One Sediminibacillus dalangtanensis genomic region harbors:
- a CDS encoding HAMP domain-containing sensor histidine kinase, with translation MKRNSIIIKLGVTIITLHLLVLLPLGFTVNQILKNYFYDDVETKLSDLSSQYANMITDVQDEKILQMFNTLANMTNVEIVISDLNGRVLSSSGITHSHQDSLVSKEELITLSSNTSIKDEYVTSDEKYLKIGEPIIHDNKHIGNIILFSSISALDQSIKNVTQMLTLAGIGTVLLAIGFTFFVSRKMVSPLLQMEQVTKRISKEQDFSARVPYQGSDEIGSLANAINNMSYRLEKYQQNRHEFFSNISHELKTPITYIKGYTQAIQKKLYRDEKEKKLFLNIIENETVRMNKLMDDLMDLSKIEEGKLNLQYEKIDLTHVLEMAVNKIQIKAEEKRLTVHYNQETDIPLFVADGYRMEQIFTNLLENAVRYTEEGSIKVTISYHHSSIRIRISDTGIGISDKDIPHLFDRFYRVDKSRSRSLGGTGLGLSIVKRLVGVHGGRIHLDSVEGKGTTFTILFLLLEEENHNEKV, from the coding sequence ATGAAACGAAATAGTATTATCATTAAATTAGGAGTTACGATTATCACCCTTCACCTTTTAGTTCTGTTGCCTTTAGGTTTTACAGTAAATCAAATTTTAAAAAACTATTTCTATGACGATGTAGAAACAAAATTAAGTGATCTTTCTTCTCAATACGCGAATATGATCACGGATGTACAAGATGAAAAGATTCTACAAATGTTTAATACTCTTGCCAACATGACAAATGTTGAAATCGTCATCAGTGATTTAAATGGAAGGGTATTGTCTAGTTCAGGCATTACCCATTCTCATCAAGATAGCCTCGTGAGTAAAGAAGAATTAATCACACTTTCAAGTAACACATCCATCAAAGATGAGTATGTAACGAGTGATGAAAAGTATTTAAAAATAGGAGAACCCATCATCCACGATAACAAACACATAGGCAACATCATCCTATTTTCTTCTATTAGTGCTCTCGATCAATCCATAAAAAATGTTACCCAAATGCTGACTTTAGCAGGTATCGGAACCGTCCTTCTCGCTATTGGATTTACTTTTTTTGTATCTAGAAAGATGGTTTCTCCCTTACTTCAAATGGAACAAGTAACAAAAAGAATTTCTAAAGAGCAAGATTTTAGTGCGCGTGTTCCCTATCAAGGATCAGACGAAATTGGTTCACTAGCCAATGCAATCAATAATATGTCTTATAGATTAGAAAAATATCAACAAAATAGACATGAGTTTTTTTCGAACATTTCTCATGAGTTAAAAACACCTATAACCTATATAAAAGGATATACACAAGCTATCCAAAAGAAGTTATATCGAGATGAAAAAGAAAAAAAGCTTTTTCTCAATATCATTGAAAACGAAACCGTCCGAATGAATAAATTAATGGATGATTTAATGGATTTATCCAAAATTGAGGAAGGAAAACTAAATTTACAATATGAAAAAATAGATCTTACCCATGTATTAGAGATGGCTGTAAATAAAATACAAATCAAAGCAGAAGAAAAAAGATTAACGGTTCATTACAATCAAGAAACGGATATCCCGCTTTTTGTAGCTGATGGATATCGAATGGAGCAAATTTTTACAAATTTACTTGAAAATGCTGTTCGATATACAGAGGAAGGATCGATTAAAGTAACGATATCTTATCATCATTCATCCATCCGTATTCGAATTTCGGATACTGGAATAGGTATTTCGGATAAAGATATCCCACATTTATTTGATCGATTTTATCGGGTTGATAAATCAAGATCCAGATCTCTCGGTGGTACTGGTTTAGGATTATCCATTGTCAAGAGATTGGTTGGCGTACATGGGGGAAGAATTCACTTGGATAGTGTTGAAGGAAAAGGCACGACATTTACCATATTATTCCTACTTTTAGAAGAGGAGAATCATAATGAAAAAGTTTGA
- a CDS encoding response regulator transcription factor, with protein sequence MEKPTLLIVDDEMQMRMLLKVHLNNTFHLFEADNGEDALQLLKNQKIDLVLLDIMMPQLDGLEVCKRIRAKDQNIPIILLTALNETKDKVEGLNLGADDYIVKPFEPEELEARIKAQLRRTFDHREPSNDLTKRMQELTIYPKAREAYVKETLLKLTPKEFDLLYLLTSNPKWVYTREQLLDLVWGIDEIIDIRTVDSHVRNLRDKLKVAGLTYQPIKTIWGVGYKFTNGESI encoded by the coding sequence ATGGAAAAACCAACATTATTGATTGTTGATGATGAGATGCAAATGAGAATGTTGCTCAAGGTGCATTTGAATAACACATTTCACTTATTTGAAGCCGATAACGGTGAAGATGCCTTACAACTCTTAAAAAATCAAAAGATTGACTTAGTGCTTTTGGACATTATGATGCCTCAACTAGACGGATTAGAAGTATGTAAGCGGATTAGAGCAAAAGATCAAAACATCCCGATTATTTTATTGACTGCATTAAATGAAACCAAGGATAAGGTAGAAGGGCTAAACTTAGGCGCAGACGATTATATAGTCAAGCCATTTGAACCAGAAGAACTCGAAGCTAGAATAAAAGCACAATTAAGACGTACTTTTGATCATCGAGAGCCATCTAATGATTTAACCAAAAGAATGCAAGAATTAACCATATATCCGAAGGCAAGGGAAGCATATGTAAAAGAAACTCTTCTTAAATTGACACCAAAAGAGTTTGATCTGTTGTACCTTCTTACTTCAAATCCAAAGTGGGTGTATACGCGTGAGCAATTGTTAGATCTGGTGTGGGGTATAGATGAAATTATCGATATTCGAACTGTTGATTCCCATGTAAGAAATTTAAGAGACAAATTGAAAGTAGCAGGGTTGACTTATCAACCCATTAAAACCATATGGGGTGTAGGATATAAATTTACTAATGGTGAATCAATATGA
- a CDS encoding F510_1955 family glycosylhydrolase, translating to MQKKTILFTIMNLLLFLLPTQVFAHGTDETSNSGLSIWTYGLLGAMIILLVVATLFILSSMKLTKLNVKKKEERILHQKKSKQKNIFKWTTIGAMILSIFFLIMVNTSQDEEITFTHIHGIGYTNDGEEILVPSHDGLRIYKDGHWTKPTDSEEHDFMGFSMYKDGFYSSGHPDPNTNLKNPLGIIKSTDKGKNMEILDLYGEVDFHGMTAGYETKDIYVFNPQENSRMDGPGIYYSTDETKTWTKSTLSGIEGQTSTLAAHPSETGIVAIGTGEGVFLSSDYGDQFEEVLDLGKVSAVTFDFNNRLLVGVQSDEIQLMRIDLNSKETTNLNFPILEGDAISYIQQNPVDNQEIVVATVNKDIYFTHDGGVTWEESVNEGKANSH from the coding sequence ATGCAAAAGAAAACAATTCTTTTCACAATAATGAACTTGTTATTATTTTTACTCCCAACACAGGTCTTTGCTCATGGTACGGATGAAACAAGTAATAGCGGACTAAGTATTTGGACTTATGGATTATTAGGGGCTATGATCATTCTATTGGTGGTTGCTACTTTGTTTATACTCAGTTCTATGAAGCTTACGAAATTAAATGTTAAGAAAAAGGAAGAACGTATACTACATCAAAAAAAATCAAAACAGAAGAATATTTTCAAATGGACAACGATTGGAGCAATGATCCTATCAATTTTCTTTTTAATCATGGTTAACACAAGCCAAGACGAAGAGATTACCTTTACCCATATACATGGAATTGGATATACAAATGATGGAGAAGAGATACTGGTTCCTTCTCATGATGGACTTAGGATATACAAGGATGGGCATTGGACAAAACCAACCGATAGTGAAGAACATGATTTTATGGGATTTTCTATGTATAAAGACGGTTTTTATAGTAGTGGACATCCTGATCCAAATACGAATTTAAAAAATCCACTAGGAATTATTAAAAGTACCGATAAAGGAAAAAACATGGAAATACTAGATCTATACGGAGAAGTCGATTTTCACGGCATGACCGCAGGATATGAAACAAAAGACATCTATGTTTTCAATCCACAAGAAAACTCTCGTATGGATGGACCTGGGATATACTATTCCACTGATGAAACTAAAACATGGACCAAGAGCACACTATCAGGTATAGAAGGACAAACATCTACTCTGGCAGCACATCCAAGTGAAACTGGAATCGTGGCAATCGGAACAGGTGAAGGTGTCTTTTTATCATCTGATTATGGGGATCAGTTTGAAGAGGTTTTAGACCTTGGGAAGGTTTCAGCGGTCACTTTTGACTTCAATAACCGATTACTAGTAGGCGTTCAATCTGATGAGATCCAATTAATGAGGATTGATTTAAATAGTAAGGAAACTACTAACCTTAATTTTCCTATTTTAGAAGGCGATGCAATATCTTATATACAACAAAATCCAGTGGATAACCAAGAAATTGTTGTGGCAACTGTTAATAAGGACATCTACTTCACACATGATGGTGGCGTAACATGGGAAGAAAGTGTAAACGAAGGAAAAGCAAATAGTCATTAA
- a CDS encoding cytochrome c biogenesis CcdA family protein, with amino-acid sequence MEEVNLLLAFGAGVLSFISPCCLPLYPAFLSYITGVSVDELQNNKGILKKRALLHTLFFLIGFSIIFIALGFSTSILGEFFIVYGDLIRQLGAILIIFLGLVILGIFKPKFMMMEKRITFRDRPSGYIGSSVIGFAFAAGWTPCTGPILAGVIALAVSNPDQAMFYMVAYILGFSIPFFTMSFFVGKMKWIKRHNRKVMKIGGVTMILMGIFLFFDWMTKLTSFLSNNFFNGFTGF; translated from the coding sequence ATGGAAGAAGTAAATTTACTTTTAGCGTTTGGGGCTGGGGTGTTGTCGTTTATTTCACCCTGTTGCTTACCATTGTACCCTGCGTTTTTATCCTATATAACGGGTGTCTCCGTAGATGAATTGCAAAACAATAAAGGAATACTAAAGAAAAGAGCTCTATTACATACTTTATTTTTCCTGATAGGATTCTCAATTATTTTTATTGCTTTAGGATTCTCTACTTCTATTTTAGGAGAATTTTTTATTGTATATGGCGACCTCATTCGCCAATTAGGTGCAATACTCATTATATTTTTAGGATTGGTTATCCTAGGTATCTTCAAACCTAAATTTATGATGATGGAAAAGCGCATTACCTTCCGAGACCGTCCAAGTGGTTATATTGGATCAAGTGTAATTGGTTTTGCCTTTGCAGCGGGATGGACTCCGTGTACAGGCCCCATTCTAGCAGGAGTTATTGCACTGGCTGTTTCTAACCCTGATCAGGCAATGTTTTACATGGTTGCTTATATTTTAGGGTTTTCTATCCCTTTTTTCACTATGTCTTTTTTTGTTGGCAAAATGAAGTGGATCAAAAGACATAATAGAAAAGTTATGAAAATCGGTGGGGTCACCATGATTTTAATGGGAATCTTTTTATTTTTTGATTGGATGACAAAGTTGACATCCTTTTTATCTAATAATTTTTTTAATGGATTTACGGGATTTTAA
- the resA gene encoding thiol-disulfide oxidoreductase ResA yields MNKKKRRKIMRTSILIILLAAVIFAIYNTQKETEVVEIGDQAPDFVLKTLKGETIQLSDFQGEKGVFLNFWATYCPPCEKEMPYMENQHQYFKNKGVTVLAVDVGEPKITVEGFVRRKDLSFPILLDENGSVMDAYGVGSLPITFLIDKNGKVVNRIPAGMTEEEINEYMNQIRP; encoded by the coding sequence ATGAATAAAAAGAAACGCAGAAAAATAATGAGAACGTCCATACTCATTATACTTTTAGCAGCCGTGATTTTCGCTATTTATAACACGCAAAAGGAAACTGAGGTTGTTGAAATAGGTGACCAGGCTCCAGATTTTGTTCTTAAAACATTAAAGGGTGAAACGATCCAGTTGAGTGATTTTCAAGGGGAGAAAGGGGTTTTCTTAAACTTCTGGGCTACATACTGCCCTCCATGCGAAAAGGAGATGCCATATATGGAAAATCAGCATCAATACTTTAAAAATAAAGGAGTGACCGTTTTAGCAGTTGATGTCGGTGAACCCAAAATAACGGTTGAAGGATTTGTAAGAAGAAAAGATTTATCATTCCCTATTCTCTTAGATGAAAACGGCTCTGTTATGGACGCATATGGAGTTGGATCATTACCAATCACATTTCTAATTGATAAGAATGGGAAGGTTGTTAACCGAATCCCAGCTGGTATGACAGAAGAAGAAATCAACGAATATATGAATCAAATTAGACCATAG
- a CDS encoding urease accessory protein UreH domain-containing protein, which produces MYQFFSQISNWLSDPFYHLALTWEGIPLFSAFILGIVGAVAPCQFTGNIGAITIYGNRSLQEKIPWVHISLFILGKLLVFSGLGFIVWLLGSEIQGKFTYVIPWMRQAIGPLLVVMGIYMVDLFSIRWNINIANTPDRLRDNKIGSFLLGVSFTLAFCPTMFILFFMTLMPIVLSTSYGIILPSIFGLGTSVPFLLVLFLIWYFGLSGKFMKRGKKFGKVIQRVAGWLMIILGILDTLTYW; this is translated from the coding sequence ATGTATCAATTTTTTAGTCAAATTAGCAATTGGCTTAGTGACCCATTTTATCATTTAGCACTTACATGGGAAGGGATCCCACTTTTTTCAGCATTTATCTTAGGTATTGTAGGGGCTGTTGCGCCCTGCCAATTCACAGGGAATATTGGTGCCATTACAATCTATGGCAATCGTTCTTTACAAGAAAAAATTCCATGGGTGCATATTTCCCTTTTTATTCTTGGAAAATTGTTAGTTTTTTCAGGATTAGGTTTTATTGTCTGGCTTTTAGGTTCCGAAATACAAGGCAAGTTTACCTACGTCATTCCATGGATGAGACAAGCAATAGGACCCTTATTAGTTGTCATGGGGATTTATATGGTCGACTTATTTTCGATACGATGGAATATCAACATAGCGAACACCCCAGATCGGTTAAGGGACAATAAAATAGGGAGTTTCTTGTTGGGAGTTAGCTTCACTCTTGCTTTTTGCCCAACAATGTTTATTTTATTTTTTATGACACTTATGCCGATTGTACTTTCCACATCATATGGAATAATTTTACCCTCCATTTTTGGTCTTGGAACATCCGTCCCCTTTTTACTAGTCCTCTTTTTGATTTGGTATTTTGGACTTAGTGGTAAATTCATGAAACGAGGAAAAAAATTCGGAAAAGTTATTCAACGTGTAGCTGGGTGGTTGATGATTATTCTAGGAATATTAGATACTTTGACCTATTGGTAA